From a single Streptomyces liliifuscus genomic region:
- a CDS encoding AMP-dependent synthetase/ligase: MHPLEVVRPAPPLMQGGLADSLFETAERDPTLSQLARRSDAAPGAWEPVAAIELRDEVVDVARGFIAAGIFPGHRVAVMARTRYEWTVLSYALWSVGAEIVPIYPTSSHEQVGWILKDAGCVAVVVEDEQGIMTVGSVCASLPTLQHVWQLDSGALTDLMEQGRSVPVTTVESMRRIVLPDSTAVIAYTSGTTGPPKGCALSHRSLASSCDTLLAGWGHTVAPPGQQPAILAFLPFSHVYGLMIQGLCMRGGMLMGHVPDLRDETLSAALLSFRPTFLYAVPSVFEKIYKNFLRKAQEAGRGALFERAVRTAQDFAAASERHRLGTGPGPGFDLRLQHALYEKTVYRKLRASLGGRVRGAVSGGSPLNRELALFYSGIGIFVHDGYGLTETSGGITAQPVGREKLGTVGRPLPDMEVHVAEDGEILVRGPAVFQGYINDEASTRAALQNGWLATGDIGRIDSEGYLSITGRKKDIVITSSGKSVAPAALEERLRVHPLIHQAVVVGDNQPCVGALITLDPDFLAHWRSVLAIPGEVHDREMREENALREEVKRAVAAANSTVSRSESIRVYRVLPEAFDLANGMLTPSMKLRRDAIAQRYAAEIEAMYQSSSRVPRSLSPADPYSWDDADNVFR; encoded by the coding sequence ATGCACCCCTTGGAAGTTGTCAGACCGGCTCCGCCATTGATGCAGGGAGGGCTCGCGGACAGTCTCTTCGAGACGGCTGAACGCGATCCCACCCTGTCCCAGCTGGCCCGCCGTTCGGACGCCGCTCCGGGTGCCTGGGAACCGGTGGCCGCGATCGAGCTGCGGGACGAAGTCGTGGACGTGGCCCGGGGGTTCATCGCGGCCGGGATCTTCCCGGGCCACCGTGTGGCCGTCATGGCGCGCACCCGCTACGAGTGGACCGTGCTGAGCTACGCGCTCTGGTCGGTGGGCGCCGAGATCGTGCCGATCTACCCGACCTCTTCGCACGAGCAGGTCGGCTGGATCCTCAAGGACGCCGGCTGCGTCGCGGTCGTGGTGGAGGACGAGCAGGGCATCATGACGGTCGGCTCGGTGTGCGCCTCGCTGCCGACCCTGCAGCACGTCTGGCAGCTGGACTCCGGGGCCCTCACCGACCTGATGGAGCAGGGCCGGTCGGTACCCGTCACCACCGTCGAGTCGATGCGCCGGATCGTGCTGCCCGACTCGACCGCGGTCATCGCCTACACCTCGGGCACGACGGGACCTCCCAAGGGATGCGCCCTGAGCCATCGCAGCCTGGCGAGTTCCTGCGACACCCTGCTGGCCGGCTGGGGCCACACGGTGGCGCCCCCCGGGCAGCAGCCGGCCATCCTCGCCTTCCTGCCCTTCTCGCACGTGTACGGCCTCATGATCCAGGGGCTGTGCATGCGCGGCGGAATGCTGATGGGGCACGTGCCGGATCTGCGCGACGAGACGCTGTCCGCAGCCCTGCTGTCCTTCCGCCCCACGTTCCTCTACGCCGTCCCGTCCGTCTTCGAGAAGATCTACAAGAACTTCCTGCGCAAGGCTCAGGAGGCGGGCCGCGGCGCCCTGTTCGAGCGCGCGGTCCGCACGGCACAGGACTTCGCCGCGGCCTCCGAGCGGCACCGGCTGGGAACGGGTCCTGGCCCCGGTTTCGATCTGCGCCTTCAACACGCCCTCTACGAGAAGACGGTGTACCGAAAGCTGCGTGCGTCGCTGGGCGGAAGAGTCCGCGGCGCGGTGTCGGGCGGCTCACCCCTCAACCGTGAACTCGCCCTCTTCTACTCGGGAATCGGGATTTTCGTCCACGACGGATACGGACTCACGGAAACCAGCGGAGGAATTACGGCCCAGCCCGTGGGCCGGGAGAAACTCGGAACCGTCGGACGCCCCCTGCCCGACATGGAGGTCCACGTCGCCGAGGACGGGGAGATCCTGGTGCGGGGCCCCGCGGTATTCCAGGGCTACATCAACGACGAGGCGAGCACCCGGGCCGCGCTGCAGAACGGCTGGCTGGCCACCGGCGACATCGGCCGGATCGACAGCGAGGGCTATCTGAGCATCACCGGGCGCAAGAAGGACATCGTCATCACGAGCAGCGGCAAGAGCGTGGCTCCCGCCGCCCTCGAAGAGCGTCTGCGGGTCCATCCGCTCATCCATCAGGCGGTCGTCGTGGGCGACAACCAGCCCTGTGTGGGAGCCCTGATCACCCTCGATCCGGATTTCCTGGCGCACTGGCGCTCGGTCCTCGCCATACCGGGCGAGGTGCACGACCGCGAGATGCGCGAGGAGAACGCCCTGCGCGAAGAGGTCAAGCGCGCCGTCGCCGCGGCCAACAGCACCGTGTCGCGCTCGGAGTCGATCCGTGTGTACCGCGTGCTCCCCGAGGCGTTCGACCTCGCCAACGGCATGCTCACCCCCTCGATGAAGCTGCGCAGGGACGCCATCGCACAGCGCTACGCCGCCGAGATCGAGGCCATGTACCAGTCGTCCTCGCGAGTCCCCCGTAGTCTCTCGCCCGCTGATCCCTACAGCTGGGACGACGCGGACAATGTCTTCAGGTGA
- a CDS encoding alpha/beta fold hydrolase, producing MSTIAVKSAQLRSGPALPYAEAGYPEGLPVVFVHGLADSWWTFEPLLRQLPAAVHGYAPTQRGHGDAERPADGYRPEDFANDLVEFLDAAGIPRAVLVGASSGGVAARMVAGSHPDRVAGLVLVGVPATLADKPGITALWEKVQALEDPVPRAFVEDLLGDLASRPLGRGLLATMAEENLKVPARVWQETMRGLLEADLAATLRGILVPTLVIWGDADGVLPRADQQLILDAIHDSTLIVYEGAGHLLYWEEPERVVQDVVGFAARVLPARPGGGGPSA from the coding sequence GTGAGCACGATCGCGGTGAAGTCCGCCCAGCTGAGGAGCGGGCCGGCGCTCCCCTATGCCGAGGCGGGCTATCCGGAGGGCCTTCCCGTGGTCTTCGTGCACGGCCTCGCGGACTCCTGGTGGACGTTCGAACCGCTGCTCAGGCAGCTCCCCGCCGCGGTGCACGGATACGCCCCCACGCAGCGGGGCCACGGCGACGCCGAACGGCCCGCCGACGGCTACCGGCCGGAGGACTTCGCGAACGACCTGGTGGAATTCCTCGACGCCGCGGGCATCCCTCGTGCCGTTCTGGTCGGGGCGTCGAGCGGAGGAGTGGCCGCCCGGATGGTCGCGGGCAGTCATCCCGACCGGGTCGCGGGCCTCGTCCTGGTGGGCGTCCCGGCGACGCTCGCCGACAAGCCCGGAATCACTGCACTGTGGGAGAAGGTCCAGGCCCTCGAAGACCCCGTGCCGCGCGCCTTCGTGGAGGACCTCCTCGGCGACCTCGCGTCCCGGCCGCTGGGCCGCGGACTCCTGGCGACGATGGCCGAGGAGAACCTCAAGGTGCCCGCACGGGTGTGGCAGGAGACCATGCGCGGCCTGCTGGAGGCCGACCTCGCGGCCACACTGCGGGGAATCCTCGTACCCACACTCGTGATCTGGGGCGACGCGGACGGCGTGCTGCCGCGCGCCGACCAGCAGCTGATCCTCGACGCGATCCACGACTCGACCCTCATCGTGTACGAGGGCGCCGGGCACCTTCTGTACTGGGAGGAGCCGGAGAGGGTCGTCCAGGACGTCGTCGGCTTCGCCGCCCGGGTCCTGCCGGCCCGCCCTGGCGGGGGCGGGCCTTCCGCGTGA
- a CDS encoding nSTAND1 domain-containing NTPase, whose translation MGRRERPLDPTEGPVAQFAYELRKLRREAGGITYRAMARQAHYSAATLAQAAAGERLASLPVVLAYAEVCGGDRDEWERRWHRAAQDTAEESRAADDDAEAPYPGLARFEASDSERFFGRDDLVGQLVDLVRDKDFVVLTGPSGSGKSSLLRAGLIPRLRKTDPPRVRPATIRILTPGPHPARTHADALDPSTTRAGTVIVVDQFEEVFTLCADPAERKGFLDLLFTAVRPEHGIRVVVAVRADFYGHCARYRRLAQAAQEATLLVAPMSTEELRETIVKPAALGGLIVERTLTSRIIAEIQDEPGGLPLMSHALLETWRRRRGRALGEAAYDAAGGLHGAIARTAEDLYESLTGPQADTARRILLRLVSPGQGTGDTRRPTRRTELTTLGGDTDADTDVVLERLARARLITLDEDTVDLAHEAVLTAWPRLRTWIDEDRERLRSQHRLTEAAATWQDLGRDAGSLYRGVRLSTAEEQFGATDDLTPLEREFLDVGLDARRGERRGRRTRTVVLSVLVVLSLVAALVAWEQNQSGERRRIEAEARRLVGVAESLRLSDPVTAMRLSLAAWRVADLPETRSALLGAAAQRNQDVFTDPDGSDETMRHLSADGRTLLSVGAGQVTRWDMETRRRTATWPGLGDTAKDVGFVRADASWIPEFDRESGEERVVLRNLATGQREGKPLAVADGGVEMGASGRSLLVHHAEGSERRVQLWDARSRRKLLEITRDTDAKPDAATGSQVEWARLTAHKNRQEKDGRGTALTDDPAFTDATVSADDRLLALCLPGERFELWDVAENRRIPAPWLPKATVEQCVKERITFTPDGRYLGLIDATGFRAWDVTSGKELPAVTYPGLKVAQLSSDGAFLVASDGEEILVWRMDSPDFPVVRHQLAGETVQEIRVDTEAGIVRYLGGPEGSWGPAVHTLDVGSAVNTRWEPSPALAVEFGPDGRTLAVADVDEDGKRLRFRVLDGRTGRLLAEPPPLPCRAPSEVVAFGGCDALLAIDSTGKELAYGVVDLASAPPSTKVSLYDIPRRRVTTTLGADEALSDITFDAGDRSLLLSPLRGSLPESTRIWDLRRRTTVGTLPGSVGAVTSHPGGDLLVTERGQAYRMPAGTRLPSVRSPGKSTALAFSPDGDHLAVGDGSGRVVLWDGRLNRRLGVLADPDTTTYQYVSALAFSADGRTLAVAGDEGTLQLWDVPSRRRIGSSLVTPGDTVHALAFGPDGGTLYAAGDHAPLQAYEITPDRAARTVCRRVTTGLSRDDWDRYVQDVAYRRSCPRT comes from the coding sequence ATGGGACGTCGTGAGCGGCCGCTGGACCCGACCGAGGGACCTGTCGCGCAATTCGCGTACGAACTGCGGAAGTTGCGTCGGGAGGCGGGCGGGATCACCTACCGCGCGATGGCTCGGCAGGCGCACTACTCCGCGGCCACGCTCGCGCAGGCGGCGGCCGGAGAGAGACTGGCCTCGCTGCCGGTGGTCCTCGCCTATGCCGAGGTGTGCGGCGGGGACCGCGACGAATGGGAGCGACGGTGGCACCGGGCCGCCCAGGACACGGCCGAGGAGAGCCGTGCCGCCGACGACGACGCGGAGGCCCCCTACCCCGGTCTGGCCCGCTTCGAGGCGAGCGACAGCGAACGCTTCTTCGGCCGGGACGATCTCGTCGGCCAACTCGTCGACCTGGTACGGGACAAGGACTTCGTCGTCCTGACGGGCCCGTCCGGCAGCGGCAAGTCCTCCCTGCTGCGCGCGGGTCTCATCCCGCGCCTCCGGAAGACCGACCCGCCGCGTGTCCGGCCCGCGACGATCCGGATCCTCACCCCGGGACCGCACCCGGCCCGCACCCACGCCGACGCCCTGGATCCGAGCACCACCCGCGCCGGGACCGTGATCGTGGTGGACCAGTTCGAGGAGGTCTTCACCCTCTGCGCCGATCCCGCCGAGCGAAAGGGCTTCCTCGACCTGCTGTTCACCGCCGTCCGACCCGAACACGGCATTCGTGTCGTCGTCGCGGTCCGCGCCGACTTCTACGGCCACTGCGCCCGATACCGCCGACTCGCCCAGGCCGCACAGGAGGCGACGCTCCTGGTTGCTCCCATGAGCACGGAGGAGCTGCGCGAGACGATCGTGAAACCGGCCGCACTCGGGGGTCTGATCGTCGAACGGACGCTGACCTCACGGATCATCGCCGAGATCCAGGACGAGCCCGGTGGCCTGCCGCTCATGTCGCACGCCCTGCTGGAAACCTGGCGCAGACGCCGGGGCAGAGCACTGGGCGAGGCCGCGTACGACGCCGCGGGAGGCCTCCACGGGGCGATCGCCCGTACCGCCGAGGATCTCTACGAGAGCCTGACCGGCCCTCAAGCCGACACCGCCCGTCGCATCCTGCTCCGCCTGGTGAGCCCGGGTCAGGGGACCGGCGACACGCGCCGGCCGACCCGGCGCACGGAGCTCACCACGCTGGGCGGCGACACGGACGCCGACACTGATGTCGTACTCGAACGGCTCGCCCGCGCCCGGCTCATCACGCTCGACGAGGACACCGTCGACCTGGCCCACGAGGCTGTCCTCACCGCGTGGCCCCGACTGCGTACCTGGATCGACGAGGACCGCGAGCGGCTCAGGTCCCAGCACCGGCTCACCGAGGCGGCGGCCACCTGGCAGGACCTGGGACGGGACGCGGGCTCCCTCTACCGGGGCGTGCGACTGTCCACCGCAGAGGAGCAGTTCGGCGCCACGGACGATCTCACCCCGCTGGAACGGGAGTTCCTCGACGTCGGCCTCGACGCCCGCCGGGGTGAGCGGCGGGGCCGCAGGACTCGTACGGTCGTCCTGTCCGTCCTGGTGGTGCTGAGCCTTGTCGCGGCACTCGTCGCCTGGGAGCAGAACCAGTCCGGCGAGCGGCGGCGGATCGAGGCGGAGGCCCGTCGCCTCGTCGGCGTCGCGGAGAGTCTGCGTCTGTCCGACCCGGTGACGGCGATGCGGCTCAGCCTCGCCGCGTGGCGCGTGGCCGACCTTCCCGAGACCCGTTCCGCACTGCTCGGCGCCGCGGCCCAGCGCAACCAGGACGTGTTCACCGATCCCGACGGCTCCGACGAGACCATGCGGCATCTCAGCGCCGACGGCCGCACTCTCCTCAGCGTCGGCGCCGGTCAGGTGACCCGATGGGACATGGAGACGCGTCGGCGTACGGCCACCTGGCCGGGGCTCGGCGACACGGCGAAGGACGTGGGGTTCGTCCGGGCCGACGCCTCATGGATCCCCGAGTTCGACAGAGAATCCGGCGAAGAAAGGGTCGTACTGCGAAACCTCGCCACAGGACAACGCGAGGGGAAACCGCTGGCCGTCGCCGACGGCGGCGTCGAGATGGGGGCGAGCGGTCGCAGCCTCCTCGTCCACCACGCCGAGGGATCCGAGCGCCGGGTGCAGCTCTGGGACGCCCGGTCCCGGCGAAAGCTCCTGGAGATCACGCGCGACACCGACGCGAAGCCGGACGCGGCGACCGGCTCCCAAGTGGAGTGGGCAAGGCTCACCGCACACAAGAACCGGCAGGAGAAGGACGGCCGGGGCACGGCTCTGACGGACGACCCCGCCTTCACGGATGCCACGGTCAGCGCGGACGACCGTCTGCTCGCCCTGTGCCTCCCGGGCGAGCGGTTCGAGTTGTGGGATGTCGCCGAGAACCGTCGCATACCCGCGCCCTGGCTGCCGAAAGCCACCGTCGAGCAGTGCGTCAAGGAGCGGATCACGTTCACGCCCGACGGCAGGTATCTGGGACTGATCGACGCCACCGGATTCCGGGCGTGGGACGTCACGTCGGGCAAGGAGCTTCCCGCGGTCACGTACCCCGGTCTGAAGGTCGCTCAACTCAGTTCGGACGGCGCCTTCTTGGTGGCGTCGGACGGCGAGGAGATCCTGGTCTGGCGGATGGACTCACCCGACTTCCCGGTCGTACGGCACCAGTTGGCCGGCGAGACCGTCCAGGAGATCAGGGTGGACACCGAGGCCGGCATCGTCCGGTACCTCGGCGGTCCGGAGGGCTCATGGGGACCTGCCGTCCACACGCTGGACGTGGGCAGCGCGGTGAACACCCGCTGGGAGCCGTCCCCCGCCCTGGCCGTCGAGTTCGGCCCGGACGGCAGGACCCTTGCGGTCGCCGACGTCGACGAGGACGGGAAGCGCCTACGGTTCCGCGTGCTCGACGGACGTACGGGACGGCTGCTGGCCGAACCGCCGCCGCTGCCGTGCCGGGCCCCGTCGGAAGTGGTGGCGTTCGGAGGCTGCGATGCCCTGCTCGCCATCGATTCCACCGGCAAGGAGCTCGCCTACGGCGTGGTGGACCTCGCGTCGGCTCCCCCATCGACCAAGGTGTCCCTCTACGACATTCCGCGACGGCGCGTCACCACCACCCTCGGCGCCGATGAGGCCCTGTCGGACATCACCTTCGACGCCGGTGACCGGTCGCTGCTCCTCTCCCCGCTGCGCGGGTCCTTACCCGAGTCCACCCGTATCTGGGACCTGCGTCGCCGGACCACGGTCGGCACGCTCCCCGGCTCCGTGGGCGCGGTCACCTCGCATCCCGGCGGCGACCTGCTCGTCACCGAGCGCGGGCAGGCGTACCGCATGCCCGCGGGCACCCGGCTGCCGTCCGTCAGGAGCCCCGGCAAGTCCACCGCTCTGGCGTTCAGCCCCGACGGGGATCATCTGGCCGTCGGTGACGGCTCCGGCCGGGTCGTCCTCTGGGACGGAAGGCTGAACCGACGGCTCGGCGTCCTCGCCGACCCGGACACGACCACCTACCAGTACGTGTCGGCTTTGGCCTTCTCCGCCGACGGCCGCACGCTCGCCGTCGCGGGTGACGAGGGCACCCTGCAGCTCTGGGACGTGCCCTCCCGCCGACGGATCGGATCCTCGCTCGTCACACCGGGCGACACCGTCCACGCGCTGGCGTTCGGCCCCGACGGCGGCACGCTCTACGCCGCCGGGGACCACGCCCCCTTGCAGGCGTACGAGATCACGCCGGACCGTGCGGCACGGACGGTCTGCCGTCGCGTGACCACCGGGCTGTCGCGGGACGACTGGGACCGCTACGTCCAGGACGTCGCCTACAGACGGAGTTGCCCGAGGACCTGA
- a CDS encoding NPP1 family protein produces the protein MNGSPASKLSGSRRLRRRSLGVLAGAAALVFVFPSTALAAPPGALPANADGLDQTFQPAYDYDTDGCYSTPAIGPGGAVNGGLNPSGALNGQCRDASDLDNTNGYSRSKCNNGWCAIVYALYFEKDQALAGSSIGGHRHDWEHVVVWVQNNVAQYVSTSNHGSFTVHNRSAIRWDGTHPKIVYHKDGISTHCFRAATAGDEPPENHKGTWQYPPLVGWNGYPAGVRDTLTAYNFGSATLGIKDSTFNSHLSSAKPSGIAFDPNA, from the coding sequence TTGAACGGCAGTCCCGCATCGAAGCTTTCCGGATCCCGGCGTCTGCGCCGGAGGTCACTCGGCGTCCTCGCGGGCGCCGCCGCTCTGGTCTTCGTCTTCCCGTCCACCGCCCTGGCGGCCCCGCCCGGCGCGCTGCCCGCCAACGCCGACGGACTGGACCAGACGTTCCAGCCCGCCTACGACTACGACACGGACGGCTGCTACTCGACGCCCGCGATCGGCCCCGGCGGCGCCGTCAACGGCGGCCTCAACCCGAGCGGCGCCCTCAACGGCCAGTGCCGCGACGCCTCGGACCTCGACAACACCAACGGCTACTCGCGCTCCAAGTGCAACAACGGCTGGTGCGCGATCGTGTACGCCCTCTACTTCGAGAAGGACCAGGCGCTGGCCGGCAGCAGCATCGGCGGGCACCGGCACGACTGGGAGCACGTCGTGGTCTGGGTGCAGAACAACGTGGCCCAGTACGTCTCGACGTCCAACCACGGCTCGTTCACGGTCCACAACCGTTCGGCGATCCGCTGGGACGGGACGCACCCGAAGATCGTCTACCACAAGGACGGAATCAGCACGCACTGCTTCCGGGCCGCGACCGCCGGCGACGAGCCGCCGGAGAACCACAAGGGGACCTGGCAGTACCCGCCGCTGGTCGGCTGGAACGGCTATCCCGCCGGGGTGCGCGACACGCTGACGGCGTACAACTTCGGCAGTGCCACGCTCGGCATCAAGGACAGCACGTTCAACTCGCACCTGTCCTCGGCCAAGCCGTCCGGGATCGCGTTCGACCCCAACGCCTGA
- a CDS encoding glycosyl hydrolase has translation MDDLTAVHRTGIPRRTLLAAAATTAAAGALTGAGSGSAAAASAPSSAASAVSAASAFSGFAEPGRAVRPKFRWWWPDGLVRPDEIRREIDQIADAGFGGAEIAAVHHSVADPSVLDTERHGWGSPSWVAGVEAALSQAARRGLTIDLTVGPAWPAAVPGITPDSEAAVKELAHGAVTLAPGTAYSGPVPEPVHEAASGVTEQRLLLVQAARVNTANSTRKETGLDQDSVRDLTSTVSDGTLGWTAPDDGTWVLIAYWVRGSGQTPEAGPHTDPPSYVVDHFSAAGTRAVTDFWEAHLLTPAIRRLLKVSGGALFEDSIELETDGLQWTPGLPAAFREHTGRSLLPLLPAVILDNSNQVFAFEAAATRQIRHDFWETVSTLFNRHHVGALRTWAHSLGLQLRSQPYGLQTDAIASAAVLDIAEGESLGFKNLDDYRCLVGGRDMAGHTVLSCEAGAYSGSAYSTTWQRFLRTMGGAYAAGVNQTVVHGFSYAELPGVNWPGYAAFTPYKGTAGYGESWGPRHPTWKHVPDVSGYLARVHQVLQTGRPRADVAVFRQTGYTATGIGASWFTATGITLGWTHQFLSGPLFDLPAATVRGGRLAPDGPAYKALFVEGDFFYGSTVTLALRDARALLRLTRAGLPIVLLGAWDTVVPSGIPDSGETDELGSVVTELLAQPRVRRVTDKTAVPTALTELGVRPDAGYASASTLLNAHRVADGVDYYYLCNGKHAETVKPPVAAIDHDVTLRRATAGGVPYLLDPWTGGAERIARYTEDGDTVTVRVALQPAETLVVAIGRPGLFGDRNGRRPHAVAGEADEVRFTEAGLTVRATAAGTYRTVLSHGRAVRTSFKGIPGPTELTSWRLRVQDWRPGATATRTTVVEHDLTLDALVPWSQIPELADVSGIGRYRTTVTLGDAWTGGRGARLELGAVTDTCRVTVNGHRLDPVDQIHPVVDLGGLLHRGQNVIEVEVATPLANRLRVSDPGVYGGLTRQAYGLMGPVRLVPYGEARVGPPTH, from the coding sequence ATGGACGACCTCACCGCAGTTCACCGGACGGGCATTCCGCGCCGTACGCTGCTCGCCGCCGCGGCGACGACGGCCGCGGCGGGTGCGCTGACCGGGGCGGGATCCGGGAGCGCCGCAGCCGCCTCCGCCCCCTCCTCCGCCGCTTCGGCCGTCTCCGCCGCCTCCGCCTTCTCGGGTTTTGCCGAGCCGGGCCGCGCGGTGCGGCCGAAGTTCCGCTGGTGGTGGCCCGACGGCCTGGTGCGGCCCGACGAGATCAGACGGGAGATCGACCAGATCGCCGACGCGGGCTTCGGCGGCGCCGAGATAGCCGCCGTCCACCACAGCGTCGCCGACCCGTCGGTGCTGGACACCGAGCGCCACGGCTGGGGCAGCCCCTCCTGGGTCGCCGGCGTCGAGGCCGCGCTGAGCCAGGCGGCCCGACGCGGCCTCACCATCGATCTCACCGTCGGCCCCGCGTGGCCCGCGGCTGTTCCCGGCATCACCCCGGACAGCGAGGCCGCCGTCAAGGAACTCGCCCACGGGGCCGTCACGTTGGCCCCGGGTACCGCCTACTCCGGCCCGGTCCCCGAACCCGTCCACGAGGCGGCTTCCGGCGTCACCGAGCAACGGCTGCTGCTGGTTCAGGCCGCACGCGTCAACACCGCGAACTCCACCCGCAAGGAGACAGGCCTCGACCAGGACTCGGTCCGCGACCTCACCTCCACCGTCTCCGACGGCACACTCGGCTGGACCGCGCCCGACGACGGCACCTGGGTCCTGATCGCCTACTGGGTGCGCGGCTCCGGCCAGACGCCGGAGGCCGGCCCGCACACCGACCCACCCTCCTACGTCGTCGACCACTTCAGCGCGGCCGGCACCCGAGCGGTGACCGACTTCTGGGAGGCCCACCTCCTCACTCCGGCGATCCGCCGTCTGCTGAAGGTCTCCGGCGGCGCGCTCTTCGAGGACTCCATCGAGCTGGAGACGGACGGGCTCCAGTGGACGCCGGGCCTGCCCGCCGCGTTCCGGGAGCACACCGGCCGCTCCCTGCTGCCGCTGCTGCCCGCCGTGATCCTCGACAACAGCAACCAGGTCTTCGCCTTCGAGGCCGCCGCCACCCGCCAGATCCGGCACGACTTCTGGGAGACGGTCTCCACTCTCTTCAACAGACACCACGTGGGGGCGCTGCGCACCTGGGCCCACTCGCTCGGCCTCCAACTGCGTTCCCAGCCCTACGGGTTGCAGACCGACGCCATCGCCTCGGCCGCGGTCCTGGACATCGCCGAGGGCGAGTCCCTGGGCTTCAAGAACCTCGACGACTACCGCTGTCTGGTCGGCGGCCGTGACATGGCCGGGCACACCGTGCTCTCGTGCGAGGCCGGCGCGTACTCCGGCAGCGCCTACAGCACCACCTGGCAGCGGTTCCTGCGGACGATGGGCGGCGCCTACGCGGCCGGGGTCAACCAGACCGTGGTGCACGGCTTCTCCTACGCCGAGCTGCCGGGCGTCAACTGGCCGGGATACGCGGCCTTCACCCCGTACAAGGGCACGGCCGGCTACGGCGAGTCCTGGGGTCCGCGCCATCCGACCTGGAAGCACGTGCCGGACGTCTCCGGCTACCTGGCGCGGGTCCATCAGGTGCTGCAGACCGGCCGGCCCAGAGCCGATGTGGCGGTGTTCCGGCAGACCGGCTACACCGCCACCGGCATCGGCGCCTCCTGGTTCACCGCCACCGGCATCACCCTGGGCTGGACCCATCAGTTCCTCAGCGGCCCGCTGTTCGACCTGCCCGCCGCCACCGTGCGCGGGGGACGGCTCGCACCCGACGGCCCGGCCTACAAGGCCCTGTTCGTCGAGGGCGACTTCTTCTACGGGTCCACGGTGACCCTCGCCCTGCGGGACGCCCGCGCCCTGCTGCGGCTCACCCGCGCCGGACTGCCGATCGTGCTGCTCGGCGCATGGGACACCGTCGTGCCGTCCGGCATCCCCGACAGCGGCGAGACCGACGAACTGGGTTCGGTCGTCACGGAGTTGCTCGCCCAGCCGCGGGTCCGTCGCGTCACCGACAAGACCGCGGTGCCGACCGCCCTCACCGAGCTCGGTGTACGGCCCGACGCCGGATACGCGTCCGCCTCCACCCTCCTCAACGCCCACCGGGTGGCCGACGGCGTCGACTACTACTACCTCTGCAACGGCAAGCACGCCGAGACCGTGAAGCCGCCGGTGGCCGCCATCGACCACGACGTCACGCTGCGTCGCGCCACGGCCGGCGGAGTGCCGTATCTGCTGGATCCGTGGACCGGCGGAGCCGAGCGGATCGCCCGCTACACCGAGGACGGCGACACGGTCACCGTGCGGGTAGCCCTCCAGCCCGCGGAGACCCTCGTCGTGGCGATCGGGCGCCCCGGCCTCTTCGGCGACCGCAACGGCCGCCGCCCGCACGCGGTCGCCGGCGAGGCGGACGAGGTGCGCTTCACGGAGGCCGGACTCACCGTCCGCGCGACGGCGGCGGGCACGTACCGGACCGTGCTGTCCCACGGACGCGCGGTGCGTACGTCCTTCAAGGGCATCCCCGGGCCGACGGAACTCACCTCCTGGCGCCTTCGCGTACAGGACTGGCGGCCCGGCGCCACTGCCACCAGGACCACCGTCGTCGAGCACGACCTGACCCTGGACGCCCTGGTGCCCTGGTCGCAGATCCCGGAACTCGCCGACGTCTCCGGCATCGGCCGCTACCGCACCACGGTCACGCTCGGCGACGCCTGGACGGGCGGCCGTGGCGCGCGCCTCGAACTGGGAGCCGTCACCGACACCTGCCGGGTCACCGTCAACGGCCACCGCCTCGACCCGGTCGACCAGATCCACCCGGTGGTGGACCTCGGCGGCCTGCTCCACCGCGGGCAGAACGTCATCGAGGTCGAGGTGGCGACCCCGCTCGCCAACCGGCTGCGGGTCAGCGATCCCGGCGTGTACGGCGGCCTGACACGGCAGGCGTACGGACTGATGGGGCCGGTACGCCTCGTGCCGTACGGAGAGGCTCGCGTCGGTCCGCCCACTCACTAG